A genome region from Hevea brasiliensis isolate MT/VB/25A 57/8 chromosome 7, ASM3005281v1, whole genome shotgun sequence includes the following:
- the LOC131181336 gene encoding uncharacterized protein LOC131181336, which produces MELAIKLGLRNNKKVTVNTDEMDTFKGKSTRKIKSLRKTFTNEELVKKILRSLPKEWLPKVTSLKDSKDSSKVQLDELLGNLIDYEMTLQREHVEELNKAKKNISFKVSSENSSDEEEEFDQEELALVIRRIRKMLFQSKKFIPKRNFKKDKGESSKRDPTICFECDKPGHITADCPKLKKPFKKFNKKAFKAIWDESSDSKDEKIGDQVAQMCFMAMEGSSNAVTLNDDIVEFSYDELINALKVMNDELELSHNKNKLLKKKLVSLRKENETSTKDDKPLGNDMQKSLNELSLENEKKDKLDAILDSQRSPSIKYGLGYSKFTQEPPSNTIFVKASSSNERSPQVPGPKLSNPKGQEPNISTRNETRKTSFHQHAPTQNTGHRRLAHASMDLLANLNKDELVDRLPKIKFQKEKVCDACQMGNFDELRLGDPQSSGNQDQLKEDPLTDLGDNEVVLQE; this is translated from the exons AAAGATCAAATCCCTTAGGAAGACATTCACAAATGAGGAGCTAGTGAAGAAGATTCTAAGAAGTCTTCCTAAGGAGTGGCTACCCAAAGTAACCTCACTGAAGGATTCCAAAGACTCGAGCAAGGTGCAACTTGATGAGCTCTTGGGAAATCTCATTGACTATGAGATGACCCTCCAAAGAGAGCATGTGGAGGAACTTAATAAGGCCAAGAAGAACATTTCCTTCAAAGTATCTTCTGAAAATTCaagtgatgaagaagaagagtttGATCAGGAAGAATTGGCTTTAGTGATAAGGAGAATAAGGAAAATGCTCTTCCAAAGCAAGAAGTTCATCCCAAAGAGGAACTTCAAGAAGGACAAGGGTGAAAGTAGTAAGAGGGATCCTACCATATGCTTTGAATGCGACAAGCCAGGTCACATTACAGCAGATTGTCCCAAATTGAAGAAACCTTTCAAGAAGTTCAACAAGAAAGCATTCAAAGCAATATGGGATGAATCAAGTGACTCCAAAGATGAGAAGATTGGTGATCAAGTTGCCCAAATGTGTTTCATGGCAATGGAGGGAAGCTCCAATGCGGTAACTTTAAATGatgatattgttgaattttcttatgatgaactTATCAATGCACTTAAAGTCATGAATGATGAACTTGAGTTAAGTCATAATAAAAACAAACTTTTGAAAAAGAAACTAGTTAGTTTGAGGAAGGAGAATGAGACCTCAACTAAGGATGATAAACCTTTAGGTAATGATATGCAAAAATCCTTAAATGAGCTCtcattagaaaatgagaa AAAGGACAAACTTGATGCAATTTTGGATTCTCAAAGGTCTCCAAGCATCAAGTATGGACTTGGGTATAGCAAATTTACTCAAGAACCTCCTTCCAATACCATTTTTGTTAAAGCATCTAGTTCTAATGAGCGTAGTCCTCAAGTGCCTGGTCCAAAGTTATCCAATCCTAAAGGACAAGAACCAAATATATCTACTAGAAATGAAACTAGAAAGACTTCCTTTCATCAACATGCTCCTACACAAAAT ACTGGGCATAGAAGGCTTGCACATGCTAGCATGGACCTTCTTGCAAACTTGAATAAGGATGAGCTAGTTGATAGGCTTCCaaagatcaagtttcaaaagGAAAAGGTGTGtgatgcatgccaaatgg GTAACTTTGATGAATTGAGACTTGGAGATCCTCAATCTAGTGGAAATCAAGATCAACTGAAGGAAGATCCCTTGACGGATTTAGGAGATAATGAAGTCGTGCTTCAAGAGTAA